A window of Vigna unguiculata cultivar IT97K-499-35 chromosome 4, ASM411807v1, whole genome shotgun sequence contains these coding sequences:
- the LOC114181264 gene encoding protein SINE1-like: MGRSLSPMLQREIQNLDKDADSRKSAMRALKSYVKDLDMKTIPIFLAQVSETKETGSLSGEFTISLYEVLARVHGVKIVPMIDSIMQSIIQTLASSAGSFPLQQACSKVVPAIARYGIDPTTPEEKKRQIIHSLCKPLSDSLSSSQESLACGAALCLKALVDSDNWRFASDEMVNRVCQNVAAALEGKSTQTNSHMGLVMTLAKRNALTVEAYARLLIQSGLRILNSGSEPLEGNSQKRFVAIQMVNFLMKCLDRRSIFSEVEQIIEVMELAQSDKMAYVKGAAFEALQSAKMILTDKKSRGVKTPASVTGSNFSRKDFMEGENFSGGDCSPSSISPESRTSTLDFFNGFASPVGSPILTSLHSPNLYERRSVNRKLWSLENGEVDVSLKDGFFSKSGHGNASLERTMDHEFSNGGGDLTGEFTVFTHKSPWRGASRSASKSPRKSLTQENFKIFMTPRKLIHSLQDPNDEISDCSEKPNRRIKSLSSGNIMWSTASFSEYDQNGIADHVNCDSKENGGLYGDDQFQGGPESVSSTDDNPVNSDMQRPSEVGPESRSGTETVLMGKPFQKTKHKLVYGISFALLAIATPLLWINSQDEGHFLVPT, encoded by the exons ATGGGAAGGAGTTTGAGTCCAATGCTCCAAAGAGAGATCCAAAATCTTGACAAAGATGCAGATAGCCGAAAATCTGCAATGAGAGCATTGAAGTCTTATGTGAAAGATCTAGACATGAAGACAATTCCTATCTTTCTTGCTCAAGTTTCCGAGACCAAGGAAACTGGTTCTTTGTCTGGAGAATTCACAATTTCACTGTACGAGGTTCTTGCTCGGGTTCATGGAGTCAAGATTGTTCCCATGATAGACAGCATTATGCAATCCATAATTCAGACCTTAGCTTCAAGTGCGGGCTCTTTTCCTCTTCAGCAGGCGTGCTCAAAGGTGGTTCCAGCCATAGCAAGGTATGGAATTGACCCCACAACACCAGAAGAGAAGAAGAGGCAAATAATTCACtctctttgtaagcccctttcAGACTCTCTCTCAAGTTCTCAAGAGAGTTTGGCATGTGGTGCAGCCCTTTGCTTGAAGGCTCTTGTGGATTCAGATAACTGGCGTTTTGCTTCAGATGAGATGGTTAATAGGGTTTGCCAGAATGTTGCTGCGGCATTGGAGGGAAAGTCTACTCAAACCAATTCACACATGGGTCTTGTTATGACCTTGGCGAAGCGTAATGCTTTGACTGTTGAAGCCTATGCTAGATTGCTCATACAATCTGGATTGCGAATACTAAATTCTGGCAGTGAGCCTTTGGAGGGAAATTCTCAGAAGCGGTTTGTAGCCATTCAAATGGTGAATTTCTTGATGAAATGTCTAGATCGCAGGAGCATATTTTCGGAGGTTGAACAGATAATTGAGGTGATGGAGCTGGCTCAATCAGACAAAATGGCATATGTCAAAGGAGCTGCATTTGAGGCTTTGCAAAGTGCTAAGATGATTTTGACTGATAAAAAATCAAGAGGTGTGAAGACTCCTGCTTCTGTGACGGGTTCAAATTTCAGTAGGAAAGACTTTATGGAGGGAGAAAATTTTTCTGGTGGAGATTGTTCTCCATCGTCTATTTCCCCCGAGTCACGTACCAGCACCTTGGACTTCTTCAATGGATTTGCATCCCCTGTTGGGTCTCCCATTTTAACTAGCCTGCATTCTCCAAACCTCTACGAGCGAAGGAGTGTGAATAGGAAGCTTTGGAGTCTTGAAAATGGAGAGGTTGATGTGTCTCTCAAGGATGGTTTTTTCTCAAAGTCAGGGCATGGAAATGCCTCTTTGGAGCGCACTATGGATCATGAATTTTCTAATGGAGGGGGAGATTTAACTGGAGAGTTTACTGTTTTCACGCACAAAAGTCCTTGGCGTGGAGCATCTAGAAGTGCCAGCAAAAGTCCTCGA AAATCCCTCACGCAGGAGAACTTCAAAATTTTTATGACTCCTAGAAAGCTCATTCACTCTCTTCAAGACccaaatgatgagatctcagaTTGCTCTGAGAAACCGAATAGAAGGATCAAGAGTCTATCATCAGGCAATATTATGTGGAGTACGGCATCTTTTTCAGAATATGATCAAAATGGTATTGCAGATCATGTCAACTGTGATTCTAAAGAGAATGGAGGCTTATATGGTGATGATCAGTTCCAAGGTGGACCAGAGTCAGTCTCATCAACTGATGACAATCCTGTTAACTCTGACATGCAGAGGCCTTCCGAGGTTGGCCCTGAAAGTAGAAGTGGTACTGAAACAGTTCTCATGGGAAAGCCATTTCAAAAGACTAAGCATAAATTAGTTTATGGCATTTCTTTTGCTCTTCTTGCAATAGCAACTCCTTTACTCTGGATCAACAGTCAGGATGAAGGGCATTTTCTTGTCCCGACATAA